The sequence below is a genomic window from Aureispira sp. CCB-E.
GAATGGTTGTTATATTACTAATAGCATCTTCGTAAGACAAGTATTTTTTGCAATAGAAGCTGTTCAGTCTCTTATCAAAAGAGATAATATTTTCCCTATTCTTCGCTTGAATTAGATCATCTTCTATAATTACAATTAGTCTTTGTTCCATAAAATAGAGTTATTAGGTAGTGTAAGAATGTATTGTGTTCCTATATGATGACTATTAAGTTGTATGTCTCCATTTAATTTAAGATTTACGATTTCTTTGACCAAAGAAGTACCAAGAGATTTATTAGATTGTTCTATTGCCATGCCTTTTCCATTATCTTCAATAATAATCGTTGTTTGTGTTTGTTTTTGATTAAAATGGACATTGATACATGGATTTAGAGTCTGTTCAAAAGCATATTTTAGAGAATTGCTAATGAGTTCCATAAAGATGTATGCCAAGTAACTTATAGACTGGCTAGAATAGAAAACATCAGGTGCATTTTTAATATGAATATCTACGGTTTTAGCGCCTAATTTTTTGTAGGCAGATTCTAATTGCGAGAAAAAATATTTCGCATTAATTCTGGAATCTGCATTTTGGTTTTCTAATAACGTATATAGTTCTGCCAATGCTTGTATATAGGAACTGATTCTGAACAAAACCAAGTGAGGTGAAGTATCATTTTCTTGTTCTAGCAATAATTCTTCTGTATCAACAATCCCCTGTAGTATACTTAAATTATTTTTTACCCTATGTTTAAGTTCTATTCTTAAAAAACGTTCTTCTTCTTCTCGTTGAGATAACTCGATGTTGAGTTGTTTGATTTGGTTGTTTTGTTTTTTGAATAAATAACTAACCAGTAAAACGATAGCCATCACAAATGAGAGAACTACTATAAATAATTGTTTTTGAGCATTGGCATTGGTCAATACTTTTTCATTCATTTTAGCTATTTCGAGTTCTCGCTCTTTCAGCTTTTCTCTAAACAGGCTTAATCCTTTGATTTGCTCTACTAAAAATGTATCGTTAGATTCTTTATATTTTTCATGCCACTTTAAGGCTTTTTCATAATCTTTCTCATCTTTGTACAATTGATAAAGGTTATAGTAGGGCTCTTTTAGATCAAGCTTTAAACCTAATTCTTTTAGAATAGAAATGCCTTCTAAAAAATTACCCTTAGATAGTTGGTTACTCCCTTCTTTTTTATAACAATCTGCCAAATTAAGTTTTGTTAAGGCAAAACTCTCTCGATCTCCAACTTTTTCACTAATTGCTAGGGATTGCTCGAATAGCTTTATAGCTGCGGTACAATTATTTTCTACACGTTTAATTCTTCCAATATTATTATAGATGTACCCCTTTTGCTGGATTAAATGATTTTTGTCAGCAAAATCTAGCGCTTTTTTGAAAAAAAACATTGCGCTATCGAGCTGGTTTTGTTTTTCATAACAAGCACCAATACCTACTATTGGAATACAGCAGCGACTTTCTTGCATATCTAGATTACCACATAAGTTATACGATTTTCGATAATAATTCATTGAAGAATCTAGACTTTCCATTTTAAAGTAGGTTTGCCCAATGTTGTTATTGGCAGAAATCTTGTTTTCTGCTTTTTTTATAAATGCTTTTTGTTGAAAAAAATGATCAATAGCTTTTTTATAATCTCCTTCCAGACGATAAACAAGACCTATGTTTCCCAAGCAAGAACTAATTGCTGTACTGTCATTTAATTGTTTGGCCAAAAGGAGAGCGTGATTGCTAAAGACAATGACACTATCAAAATTACTGGTCATTCCATTCAAAACAGCTAATTGTAGTAGTACTTCCATTTCACGCTCTAGATTACCTGTTTCTTGAGTTAATTTTAAGTTCTCTAGAGCATAAAATTTTGCTTTATTAGGATTACGTCGCCCTAAATGATGCACAACAGTTATCCCCCAAATTATTTTGGTAGAATCTGTCTTACTATGTTCGTAGATACGAATAAGACTATCCATTGTTATGGTCGATTCTGATTGTCCTTTGCTATGATTATTGATAGCAATAAAGCAAAAAAAGAGGAAGATACTTCTTAACATTTTTGATGATTTATATAATTGAGCAAGAAAAAAATCTTTTGAATGATCAAGCCTTATCTTAGGTTCTTATAGTATGTAGTTATCTGTTAATGTTTCGTAGGTACTTTGTTATAATATTGTTTTAGTAGAGAAAACTTAGTGTAATTGAGCCTTTATACTGTTAAATACGAAAAAAAAATGTATATGTGAAGCTTGTGTGTAACAAAAAAATAAACAAATGGC
It includes:
- a CDS encoding ATP-binding protein encodes the protein MLRSIFLFFCFIAINNHSKGQSESTITMDSLIRIYEHSKTDSTKIIWGITVVHHLGRRNPNKAKFYALENLKLTQETGNLEREMEVLLQLAVLNGMTSNFDSVIVFSNHALLLAKQLNDSTAISSCLGNIGLVYRLEGDYKKAIDHFFQQKAFIKKAENKISANNNIGQTYFKMESLDSSMNYYRKSYNLCGNLDMQESRCCIPIVGIGACYEKQNQLDSAMFFFKKALDFADKNHLIQQKGYIYNNIGRIKRVENNCTAAIKLFEQSLAISEKVGDRESFALTKLNLADCYKKEGSNQLSKGNFLEGISILKELGLKLDLKEPYYNLYQLYKDEKDYEKALKWHEKYKESNDTFLVEQIKGLSLFREKLKERELEIAKMNEKVLTNANAQKQLFIVVLSFVMAIVLLVSYLFKKQNNQIKQLNIELSQREEEERFLRIELKHRVKNNLSILQGIVDTEELLLEQENDTSPHLVLFRISSYIQALAELYTLLENQNADSRINAKYFFSQLESAYKKLGAKTVDIHIKNAPDVFYSSQSISYLAYIFMELISNSLKYAFEQTLNPCINVHFNQKQTQTTIIIEDNGKGMAIEQSNKSLGTSLVKEIVNLKLNGDIQLNSHHIGTQYILTLPNNSILWNKD